The following coding sequences are from one Pararge aegeria chromosome 13, ilParAegt1.1, whole genome shotgun sequence window:
- the LOC120628873 gene encoding essential MCU regulator, mitochondrial, with product MAISRLTRLVVQSKHITKHESVIPRRTATTTPTGAILPEPEKTPFGLLGLVCAVVPGLLIGAAISKNIANFLEENELFVPSDDDDDDD from the coding sequence ATGGCTATTTCTAGGCTGACCCGACTTGTGGTGCAGTCGAAACATATTACCAAACATGAATCAGTTATCCCACGAAGAACTGCAACAACTACTCCTACTGGCGCTATACTTCCAGAGCCAGAAAAAACGCCTTTTGGACTCCTCGGTCTTGTTTGTGCCGTCGTGCCTGGGCTATTGATTGGTGCTGCGATCAGTAAAAATATAGCCAATTTCCTTGAAGAAAATGAACTTTTTGTGccatctgatgatgatgacgatgatgattaa